Genomic segment of Clostridiales bacterium:
CGCCACTCGGGCGGTGAGCTCGGTCCACGTGGCGATATCGCCTTTCGTGTAGCCGACCACGATCGGCTTTCCGGTGGTGCCAGATGATGAGTGAATGCGAACCACCTGATCGAGCGGAACCGCGAACAACCCGAATGGGTAGGTGTCGCGCAGGGCCGTCTTGTCGGTGAATGGCAACGTGCGCACGTCTGCAAGTTCGCGAATGTCTCGTGGACGCACACCGGCGCGTTCGAGAGCATGACGGTAGTACGGCACGCGCTCGAATACCCACGCGACGGTCGAACGCACCCTCCTTAACTGCAGGGCCTCAAGCGACGCGCGGTCGATCGACTCGTACTCGGGGTTCCAGATCATCGCTCGCCACTCCCCTTCCCGCTCCAAGCGCCCAGGTAGATGAGGCGCACATCATCGTCAGCGAGCAACCGATCCGCGGTGCCCTCAAGCGCGATACTCCCGGTGCGCATCACGTAGCCCCTATCAGCATGCTTCAGTGCGAGGCGGGCATCTTGCTCGACAAGGAGTATGGTGAGCCCGTCAGCCCTGAGCCGCTCCAGCGCTTCGAATATCTCGGCAATCACCCGAGGCGCGAGTCCGAGAGACGGCTCGTCTAGCAGAAGCACGCGCGGGCGGCTCATGAGACCCCGTGCGATAGCTAACATCTGCTGCTCGCCGCCGGACAGAGTCGCCGCTGTCTGGTCTTTGCGCTCACCTAGCACGGGAAACAGATCGAAGACGTGTGTGCGCTCCGCCAAGAACTCATCGGCGGAGTTGATGTGCGCCCCGAGCCGCAGGTTCTCATCGACCGTCATCGGCGCGAAGAGCATCCGCCCCTCGGGCACCAGCGAGATGCCCTTTCGCAGCGCACGCTCGGGCGAAATTCGCGTGATGTCCTCGCCAAAGAAGTGAACGGAGCCGCCGCTTAGATGAACGAGGCCGACGATCGCTTTGAGTAGAGTCGACTTGCCCGCGCCATTGGCGCCGATGAGCGTCACGAGCTCACCTTGCGCCACATGCAGATCGACTCCTCGCAACACGTCAACCCTGCCGTAGCCAGCGTTAAGACCTCGGACATCGAGAGGATGTGCGCCCGCCTCAGACCTCATCGGTGTCCTCCTCGCCAAGATACGCCGCTATGACGAGCGGGTCTTTCTGAATGAGTCGCGGCGGACCTTCGGCGATCTTGCTTCCTCGGTCAAGAACGACAATCTCGTCAGAGACCTCCATCACGAGCCCCATGTCGTGCTCGACCACGACGATCGTCGTACCTTGATCGCGGATGCGGTAGAGCGCTTCGGCGAGCGCGGTCGTCTCGGCGGTGTTGAGCCCGGCGGCTGGCTCGTCGAGCAGAAGCAATCGCGGACGTGTGGCAAGCGCGCGTGCAATCTCAACCAGACGCCTGAGGCCGTGAGGCATGTCCGCTGCGAGAGCGGTGGTCCATGAAGCCAGGCCGACGAGACGTAGCAGGCGCTCCGCTTCGGCGGTCACCTCTCGCTCCTCTCGCACGGTCCACGAAAGCCGGAGCGCCGCCGCGAGAAACCCCGTCTTCGTGACGGCGTACGCCCCCGTCTTGACGTTGTCCAGCGCACTCATGTCCTCAAACAGCCGAGTGTTCTGAAACGTCCGCGCTACTCCCCGCCGCACGATTCGATACGCGCGCTCTTCCGTGATCTCTGAACCCTCAAAGAGAACACGGCCTTCATCGGGATGATCAAACGCGGTGATGACGTTGAACAACGTCGTCTTGCCGGCGCCGTTGGGGCCGATGATGGCTTTGATCTGTCCATCGTGTACGTCGAATGACACGTTATCGACGGCGGTGAGTCCACCAAACCTGCGTGTCACTCCCCTAACCTGCAAGACGCTCACGATGCCGCACCCCGCTTGCCGGTGTATTTGCGGATGAGCGCTCCGATACCGCCAGGCATGAACACCATGACCGCTATGATCGTCAGCCCGTAGATGTCCTCTTCCCACTTCTGGATGGTCTCCAGCGCGGTGCGAGAGATTCCCGGGACCACTGCATCGATGTACGGAATAAGTGACAGCACGACGGTGGAGATTACCGGACCAACAAGTGAGCCCGTTCCGCCAAGGACCGTCATCGCGACGAGCAGTACGGATACGTGCAGCGAGAACGTCGACGGGGAGACGAATCCGACGACATGTGCGTAGAGCGCTCCAGCAAGCCCGGCAAGCGCCGCTGAGATGACGAATACGCGAACCTTGACTCCGGTGATGTCGATCCCGCACGCGATGGCCCCGAGCTCCGAGCCAT
This window contains:
- a CDS encoding ABC transporter ATP-binding protein; protein product: MRSEAGAHPLDVRGLNAGYGRVDVLRGVDLHVAQGELVTLIGANGAGKSTLLKAIVGLVHLSGGSVHFFGEDITRISPERALRKGISLVPEGRMLFAPMTVDENLRLGAHINSADEFLAERTHVFDLFPVLGERKDQTAATLSGGEQQMLAIARGLMSRPRVLLLDEPSLGLAPRVIAEIFEALERLRADGLTILLVEQDARLALKHADRGYVMRTGSIALEGTADRLLADDDVRLIYLGAWSGKGSGER
- a CDS encoding ABC transporter ATP-binding protein, which gives rise to MSVLQVRGVTRRFGGLTAVDNVSFDVHDGQIKAIIGPNGAGKTTLFNVITAFDHPDEGRVLFEGSEITEERAYRIVRRGVARTFQNTRLFEDMSALDNVKTGAYAVTKTGFLAAALRLSWTVREEREVTAEAERLLRLVGLASWTTALAADMPHGLRRLVEIARALATRPRLLLLDEPAAGLNTAETTALAEALYRIRDQGTTIVVVEHDMGLVMEVSDEIVVLDRGSKIAEGPPRLIQKDPLVIAAYLGEEDTDEV